The Gloeobacter morelensis MG652769 genome contains the following window.
TGCGGCGCATGACCCGTTCGGATCCGGCAGGCATCCTCCCCAAAGCTGACATCCAACCGCCAGTGCAGTGCGTTCTCGATCCCCCAGTGCCGCCGGATAGCCTGACCCAGGACCCGAGCCTCGCTCAGTAGGCTGCTGAGGTAAAACTGCACCTCCCGCGTTGTCTTGTTCCACAACCGCCGTTCGCGCACGACCATCACCACGCTCTTTAGGTCCTGCCAGTCCGCCGCGCCGTGCAGTTTTGGCAGGGCCGACACCGGCACACTCCACACCTGCCGCCTCTCCAAGCGATGGTGGCCTGCCTCCACCCGCTGGTCATAGCTGTGGGCGATATCGACAAATTGCTGGGCCTGCGCCTGGGCAAACCAGTCCTTGACCTGCTGATACAAAGTCGGGTGATTGGCTTTCAGTGCCAACACGTAGTCCGCTTTTGCTTTGCGAATACATCCAGCAATCTCCGTTTGGGTACCCATTGCATCGATGGTGACGATACAGCCGCACACTTCGAGTACCTCTAACAGTGCTGGGATAGCGGTGATCTCATTGGATTTGTCGCTGACTTTGAGTTGTCCGAGGGTCAGGCGATGCTCACTTGCCCAAGCACTGACCATCTGCAGGGCCGCGGTTTTGGTACCGCGCTCGTAGGAGCCTTT
Protein-coding sequences here:
- a CDS encoding ISAs1 family transposase, with translation MHDKGFQPHRRPRRKTLPRPTASAAALSRHLLGFFCNIPDPRVERIRAHHLTDILMIAILAVIAGARGWEDIENYGDSKQHWLAQFLELPGGIPCADTFRRTFERIDPVAFEQSFRAWVQTLVCSLGAQVIAIDGKTLKGSYERGTKTAALQMVSAWASEHRLTLGQLKVSDKSNEITAIPALLEVLEVCGCIVTIDAMGTQTEIAGCIRKAKADYVLALKANHPTLYQQVKDWFAQAQAQQFVDIAHSYDQRVEAGHHRLERRQVWSVPVSALPKLHGAADWQDLKSVVMVVRERRLWNKTTREVQFYLSSLLSEARVLGQAIRRHWGIENALHWRLDVSFGEDACRIRTGHAPQNLSLLRRLALNALGQEQSCRRSTRQKSNRAAMDDNYMLTVLIACLPEAGSKNEPVCQ